A section of the Humulus lupulus chromosome 2, drHumLupu1.1, whole genome shotgun sequence genome encodes:
- the LOC133815722 gene encoding F-box protein At3g07870-like, with the protein MESNNNEENNMNRCENEAQKINHFEKLPREVTCDILSRLPLPCLMECKLVSKLHYSSVKHSLTISMHLSRAKHNNPYLICFSDYPISKLDFVDLNSNPENDIFLTKTPILPFDSAHSTFDVVGSCNGLICLYNRSHNDPLFIFNPFTKEYRELPQSINPPHLNAVRVVFGFGFHPRTKEYKAIKIVYYIEGNNFFTATIKETRVYVLNLGDSEWRCIAQKPHNLIICPASDVLVNGNLHWLTVKFDQNGEETRQDIVSFDLATEEFQVIPQPMDLGLNKSLTHLVTLNDRLSAVVSSQIGQHEIWVLKDYNVRESWSKEMVIPGYVPLGFRMDSAPPARIRYNGSRRRSFRVLGSLHGGDEILFSYRDRCLVSFNPDREEFKDFRTEGLPVVFETIVHMGSLISLDEAFANHPTQHHPIA; encoded by the coding sequence ATGGAATCAAATAACAACGAAGAAAACAACATGAACAGATGCGAAAACGAAGCACAAAAGATCAACCATTTTGAAAAGCTCCCTAGAGAAGTCACCTGTGACATACTGTCCAGGTTGCCCTTACCATGTCTTATGGAATGTAAGTTAGTCTCCAAGCTCCATTATTCTTCAGTAAAACATTCTTTGACGATTTCAATGCATCTTTCTCGAGCAAAACATAACAATCCTTACCTCATATGCTTCTCTGACTATCCCATAAGCAAGCTTGATTTTGTTGATTTAAACAGTAACCCTGAAAACGACATCTTCTTAACTAAGACTCCCATACTACCCTTCGACTCAGCTCATTCTACTTTTGATGTTGTGGGTTCCTGTAATGGACTGATCTGTTTATACAACCGCTCACATAATGATCCACTCTTCATATTCAACCCTTTCACCAAAGAATATAGAGAGTTACCCCAGTCGATCAATCCTCCACATCTGAATGCTGTAAGGGTAGTTTTTGGATTTGGATTTCATCCAAGGACTAAGGAATACAAGGCCATAAAGATAGTGTATTACATAGAGGGAAACAACTTCTTTACGGCAACCATTAAAGAGACTCGTGTTTATGTTCTTAACTTGGGTGATTCTGAATGGAGATGTATAGCTCAAAAACCTCACAACCTTATTATCTGCCCAGCTTCTGACGTATTAGTCAATGGAAATCTTCATTGGCTAACAGTGAAGTTTGATCAAAATGGAGAAGAAACTCGCCAAGACATTGTGTCTTTTGACTTAGCCACTGAGGAATTCCAAGTCATTCCACAACCTATGGATTTGGGTTTGAACAAGTCTCTCACCCATCTTGTGACGTTAAACGACCGTCTATCGGCTGTCGTTTCGTCTCAGATTGGGCAACATGAGATATGGGTTTTGAAGGATTACAATGTGAGGGAGTCTTGGAGCAAAGAAATGGTCATTCCTGGTTATGTTCCACTAGGGTTCAGAATGGACAGTGCTCCTCCTGCTAGAATTAGATATAATGGAAGTAGGAGACGATCATTTCGTGTTTTAGGTAGTTTACATGGTGGAGATGAGATTTTGTTTTCATATAGAGATCGATGTTTGGTATCATTCAATCCAGATCGTGAAGAGTTCAAGGATTTTCGAACTGAAGGGCTTCCTGTTGTGTTTGAGACAATCGTCCATATGGGTAGTCTCATTTCTCTTGATGAAGCTTTTGCCAATCATCCTACTCAGCACCATCCTATTGCCTAA
- the LOC133816803 gene encoding protein PUTATIVE RECOMBINATION INITIATION DEFECT 1: MYFNDTAAEEELPDYSDYFEDHRNDNHRHNHQHRHHHQDHLRHCVSSQPPPLTTSSPPSSCSQGHRSSMILHTNEGGSICLICFSNLISEPHSPTLHVSYALSQLSIAISQPPFLRSLLSFHPLLLVSPLVSALSSFDDAPLALQIVDLVAALCASADSEHSSVHGSFVARVSDRLSSGALCWSRRQVYMLHCLGVLLKFEKDDLYAHIKDKYYLVSNLVGGLQLPSDEIRGEIFFVLYRLCLLQDGDGDDILSTFCPKLLHLSLEALVKTQVDDVRLNCVALLTVLARRGLFGNAFAVDTISLYSNEADSLMQAAEDGVDGSHLNVLFAEAIKGPLLSTDSRVQIGTVNLLIHYMASEGTSSEQIQVLVEENIADYVFEILRLSDCKDPVVNSCLQVLDLLSSAKQAFKQRLVVGFSTLIPVLQYVAEIPFHPVQSHTLKLIWTCISDCPGIPSASQIKEIVFILTRMLGKHAGGEIDILPETFTMACLIFVSLLKSPSSHGTLGLTTSIKEASQHAVLTCLSIPDKSSSQLLHSLYLLKEVYEYSHDENFADTSNIELRTCIVDICVVHLLPWFVTFFKEIEEETVLIILETFHSILIWDSDIQTAEFAHKLVSSSWFSLSFGCLGLFPTNKTKQKVYLVLSSLVDVILDKDSGQSIRDAASCLPSDPVDLLFLLRQRSSNNLDLSSSQSAILTILFASSLYDERLADDKLILASLEEYIFVNGSNFQRRVTDSSTVMRLLYLYSFYRGLAKVSYQIQYSPEAERILFQLVNDFEWDLVSARIHPIALKWMFQQEKCCELLSDQILKFCGSSISHGSDITFHEKNPSSFNVQALAELVASGDNYGARILTCLLMKLVKEEVEENYLISLVNLLTRIVNVSPAASDELFLNNIGNALYTLYSEKNLTFSSEISTPLLVLIFNILSSVHSETLSDDEIWLAVIMKLMDYFISSEPARNWTQNNLIVIGILSLILNHSTSNALIEASKSIFFNSSLISTIDSIIHEACLKGPALVDHDEGSSYGEHLVYVLLLSYFSLRSLHAVLPGSIDWQSFFDPPDRTQPLSVIGIPCHDLCRLIYFGSPQVKLVTSYCLLELFTRISDERNREGEELKCTIEYLMSVITVLEGLVFYSDNMVAVNCSLCLSMIIGCETLNSQDTSVAGKNNWSRLIVEELAVSMSAPCLASKSFVSEHKAAVYVAVALIKLEKIPVWLRSVFDDHCISGIVENLRASNVTSEIVVLFQELLNSEFLKEEHIASLSRVFQACRKRLYTDNTNDERGNEHIKKVSISMSHDLGKVCEYLTYLMSSQDRYHRNKSLLDEIESFFRTLTIE; the protein is encoded by the exons ATGTACTTTAACGACACGGCGGCGGAGGAGGAACTTCCAGACTACTCCGATTACTTCGAAGATCACCGAAACGACAACCACCGCCACAACCACCAGCACCGCCACCACCACCAAGATCATCTACGACATTGCGTTTCAAGCCAACCGCCACCATTAACGACATCATCACCACCATCATCGTGCTCGCAAGGCCACAGATCCAGTATGATTCTCCACACCAATGAGGGCGGCTCCATTTGCCTCATCTGCTTCTCCAACCTCATCTCCGAACCTCACTCTCCGACTCTCCATGTCTCCTACGCTCTCTCTCAGCTCTCCATTGCCATTTCCCAACCTCCCTTCCTCCGCTCCCTCCTCTCTTTCCACCCTCTTCTTCTCGTCTCCCCTCTCGTCTCTGCTCTCTCCTCCTTCGACGACGCTCCCCTCGCCCTCCAGATCGTCGATCTCGTCGCTGCTCTATGCGCTTCTGCCGATTCCGAACACTCCTCCGTTCATGGAAGCTTCGTCGCTAGGGTCTCCGATCGCTTATCTTCCGGTGCCTTGTGCTGGAGTCGGCGTCAagtttatatg CTTCACTGTTTAGGGGTTCTATTAAAATTTGAGAAGGATGATCTTTATGCTCACATCAAAGATAAATACTACCTTGTTTCCAATCTGGTTGGAGGTCTTCAATTGCCGAG CGACGAGATTCGTGGAgagatattttttgttttatacaGATTATGTCTTCTCCAGGATGGTGATGGAGATGATATTTTGTCTACCTTCTGTCCTAAGCTGTTGCACTTGTCATTGGAGGCCCTGGTTAAGACCCAAGTTGATGATGTCCGGTTGAATTGTGTAG CACTTTTGACGGTATTGGCACGGAGGGGATTATTTGGAAATGCATTTGCAGTTGATACCATCAGCTTGTATTCAAATGAAGCAGATAGCTTAATGCAGGCAGCAGAAGATGGAGTAGATGGATCACATTTGAATGTTTTATTTGCTGAAGCCATCAAAGGTCCACTGCTTTCAACAGATAGCCGAGTTCAAATCGGTACAGTGAATTTGCTGATTCATTATATGGCTTCAGAAGGTACTTCAAGCGAACAGATCCAAGTGCTGGTGGAAGAGAACATTGCAGATTATGTGTTTGAAATCCTAAGGTTGTCAG ATTGTAAAGATCCAGTTGTCAACTCTTGCCTCCAGGTACTTGATCTCTTATCTTCAGCTAAGCAGGCCTTCAAACAGAGGCTTGTTGTTGGTTTTTCAACTCTAATTCCAGTATTACAGTATGTGGCTGAAATACCTTTCCATCCAGTTCAAAGTCATACACTAAAGCTCATATGGACCTGTATTTCTGACTGTCCTGGAATACCATCTGCTTCTCAAATAAAagaaatagtttttattttgaccAGGATGCTTGGAAAGCATGCTGGGGGTGAGATAGATATTCTTCCAGAGACATTTACAATGGCTTGCTTAATCTTTGTGTCTCTCTTAAAATCTCCATCTTCTCATGGAACTTTGGGTCTGACAACGTCAATTAAAGAAGCATCACAACACGCCGTTTTAACTTGTCTCAGTATCCCTGACAAAAGTTCCAGTCAACTTTTGCACTCTTTGTACCTACTTAAGGAGGTTTATGAATATAGTCATGATGAAAACTTTGCTGACACCAGTAACATAGAACTACGAACTTGCATTGTTGATATATGTGTAGTACATTTGTTACCTTGGTTTGTAACCTTCTTCAAGGAGATCGAAGAGGAAACAGTTCTGATAATACTGGAAACTTTTCATTCGATACTCATTTGGGATTCTGACATACAAACCGCAGAATTTGCGCATAAATTGGTTTCATCCTCTTGGTTCAGTTTGTCCTTTGGATGTTTAGGCTTATTTCCAACAAATAAGACGAAACAGAAAGTATATTTGGTACTCAGCTCACTAGTTGATGTTATTCTGGACAAGGATTCTGGCCAATCAATTAGAGATGCTGCTTCATGTCTACCATCTGATCCTGTTGATTTGCTCTTTCTACTCCGGCAAAGGAGCTCCAATAATTTGGACTTGTCTTCTTCTCAATCTGCCATTTTGACAATCTTATTCGCCAGTTCTTTATACGATGAAAG ACTTGCAGATGACAAGCTGATTTTAGCTTCATTGGAAGAATATATTTTTGTCAATGGCAGCAACTTCCAACGCCGGGTCACTGATTCATCTACAGTAATGAGACTCCTGTATCTTTATAGCTTTTATAGGGGTCTTGCTAAGGTGAGCTACCAAATCCAGTACAGTCCAGAGGCTGAAAGGATTTTGTTCCAGCTGGTCAATGATTTTGAATGGGATTTAGTTTCTGCAAGAATTCATCCAATAGCATTGAAATGGATGTTTCAACAAGAAAAATGTTGCGAGCTGTTATCTGATCAGATTCTCAAGTTTTGTGGAAGTAGTATCTCACATGGTTCTGACATCACATTTCACGAGAAGAATCCTTCTAGTTTTAATGTACAAGCACTTGCAGAGTTAGTAGCATCGGGAGATAACTATGGGGCAAGGATACTTACGTGTTTACTAATGAAGCTCGTCAAGGAAGAAGTTGAAGAAAATTATCTAATTTCTTTAGTAAATCTCCTCACCCGAATTGTTAATGTTTCTCCAGCTGCTTCAGATGAACTATTCTTGAATAATATTGGGAATGCACTTTATACTCTTTACAGTGAAAAGAACCTTACATTTTCATCAGAGATATCCACACCCCTGTTAGTGTTGATATTTAACATATTATCTTCAGTACACTCTGAAACTCTTTCTGATGATGAAATATGGCTAGCAGTGATTATGAAG TTGATGGACTACTTTATCAGCTCAGAGCCTGCTAGAAATTGGACTCAAAATAATCTTATAGTCATTGGAATTCTTTCCTTAATTTTGAACCACTCAACAAGCAATGCACTCATAGAAGCTTCAAAGTCAATTTTTTTCAATTCATCTTTGATCTCTACAATCGACAGCATAATCCACGAAGCATGTTTAAAGGGGCCTGCTTTGGTGGACCATGATGAAGGATCAAGCTATGGAGAGCATTTAGTATATGTGCTTCTACTAAGTTACTTCTCTTTAAGAAG TTTGCATGCTGTTCTACCAGGAAGCATTGATTGGCAAAGTTTCTTTGATCCACCAGATAGGACGCAGCCACTTTCCGTGATTGGAATCCCTTGCCATGACTTGTGCAGACTGATATATTTTGGGTCACCCCAAGTCAAGCTTGTGACTTCATACTGTTTATTGGAGCTGTTTACCAGAATATCAGATGAGAGAAACAGAGAAGGCGAGGAGCTAAAGTGCACCATCGAGTACCTAATGTCTGTCATCACCGTATTAGAGGGTTTGGTTTTCTACAGTGACAACATGGTGGCCGTGAACTGCAGCCTCTGTTTATCGATGATAATAGGGTGTGAAACGCTTAACTCGCAGGATACTAGTGTCGCTGGAAAGAACAATTGGAGTAGACTGATAGTGGAAGAGTTGGCAGTGTCTATGTCAGCTCCATGTTTGGCCTCAAAATCTTTTGTTAGTGAGCACAAGGCTGCAGTTTATGTAGCTGTTGCATTGATAAAACTGGAGAAGATTCCTGTCTGGTTGAGGTCTGTTTTTGATGATCACTGTATATCTGGCATCGTCGAAAACCTCAGGGCCAGTAATGTAACTTCAGAGATTGTAGTTTTATTCCAAGAGCTACTGAATTCTGAGTTCTTGAAGGAAGAACACATTGCAAGTCTAAGTCGGGTCTTTCAG GCTTGCAGAAAGAGATTATATACTGATAACACAAATGATGAACGTGGAAATGAGCATATAAAGAAGGTCAGCATCAGCATGTCCCATGACTTGGGAAAAGTTTGTGAGTATCTTACTTACTTGATGTCATCTCAAGATAGGTATCACCGGAATAAGAGTCTGTTGGATGAAATAGAGTCGTTTTTTAGAACATTAACAATAGAATAA
- the LOC133819908 gene encoding uncharacterized protein LOC133819908 produces the protein MEGLKVSDANMVVYLHPSKTNKINDAILRELSSLLFKFHDNFDGVMLAYEFNILDKNARILNGIHPYIAVKLKAKLLLFSPKPNMLLEGKVVKVTQGSIHVIVLGFSSAVITDEDIRDEFVYKTKNEEEVFSSKFHKRHVIKVGSVIRFLVKSLDEEVLHISGSLVPENTGSIHWLANHSEDLGVNDSEKKRKIKEESVLLDPGSTVSGEALSINNEHRIKKSKGKRRKSES, from the exons ATGGAGGGCCTGAAAGTTTCAGATGCGAACATGGTGGTGTATCTCCACCCATCGAAGACTAACAAGATTAACGACGCCATTCTTCGCGAGCTCAGCTCTCTTCTTTTCAA GTTCCATGATAATTTTGATGGTGTCATGTTGGCTTATGAATTCAATATTCTTGATAAGAACGCAAGAATTCTAAATGGGATTCACCCTTATATTGCTGTGAAACTAAAAGCAAAGTTGTTGCTTTTCTCTCCAAAACCCAATATGCTATTAG aGGGGAAGGTGGTAAAAGTTACTCAAGGATCAATTCATGTTATTGTTCTTGGCTTCTCATCCGCTGTTATAACAGACGAGGACATTCGTGATGAATTTGTATATAAAACT AAAAATGAGGAGGAAGTATTTTCCAGCAAATTTCACAAGCGCCATGTGATAAAGGTTGGAAGTGTGATTCGCTTTTTGGTCAAGAG TTTGGATGAGGAAGTACTACATATTTCTGGTTCTCTAGTTCCAGAAAACACCGGAAGCATTCATTGGCTAGCAAATCATTCAGAAGATTTGGGAGTAAATGACAG tgagaagaagaggaaaatcaAAGAGGAATCGGTTTTACTAGATCCTGGTAGTACTGTAAGTGGGGAAGCATTATCCATCAACAATGAACATAGAATCAAGAAGTCCAAAGGAAAGAGAAGAAAGTCAGAGTCTTGA